The DNA segment CCAGTTAACAGCTTCAGAGTAATCATTTGTTTCCCACTTTCCAAGATTGTGAAATAAATAATCCTTTCCCCTTTTTCCAAAGTATGCCGAGCCGCGATGATCAACAACAAAATAAATTATTCCACTTTGAGAAATAAAATATCTATCCAAATAAGCAGAGAAAGAATTTTTAACATCAGTTCCGCC comes from the Ignavibacteriales bacterium genome and includes:
- a CDS encoding prolyl oligopeptidase family serine peptidase, encoding GGTDVKNSFSAYLDRYFISQSGIIYFVVDHRGSAYFGKRGKDYLFHNLGKWETNDYSEAVNWLKTKSFVDTTKIGITGSSYGGYVDVWR